From the Mesoplasma syrphidae genome, the window GCATTTATGACTTATCGCTTAAATTACAAAGTACTAAAAGCATAGATGAAAAATTGGGAGCAAAAATTCATGATATACGTAAGGTTTTATCTACAACTGAAGTTATTATGGCTAAAAATACCCAGTTGACTGAGCTAAGCAAATACTCTAAAGAAATTAATGAAATTTATAAAAACATTAATTCAACTGAAACTGATCAAAATGTTCGAATACTTTTAACTGAACCAGAAAACTTTAAGCGTGCTATAAAATCTTTGGATGGTTGTCTAGAACAAGCTATTCGAATTAAAGAAGAAATTTTTAATGTCATTTTATTGGAACAAATTAGTCAAAAGGCAATTGTTTACTTAAGTTTGGCAAACGTTAATGATTCATTAAAAGATGAGCAGATTGCTAATATTATGGAACTTTACAACAAGCGAGATTTTAAGCATGCTATTAATATTACAATCGAGTTATTAAATCAGCAAATAGACAGGAATTAACGAATGAAAAATATTCTTATAAGATATGGAGAGTTGACTTTAAAAGGTAACAATCGCAGTCACTTTATTGCTAAGCTAATTCAAAATATCAAATTTAAATTAAAACCTTTTAAAGAAAATGTTGTATATATCAAGGATAACAATTCTTTGACTTTAGAAGTAGCAGACGAGTATGTTGAAGAAGTCGTAAAAGAGTTACAAACTGTATTTGGAATTTACTCACTATCAATTGTTGAAAAATCAGCTTTGAATTTTGAAGAAATTACTCAAGCAGTTTTAAAAATAGCACGTAACTCATTAAAAAAGCGTTTTAAACTTGAAGTCACTAGAAAAGATAAAACATTCCCAATGTCAAGTACTGAGATTAAACAAAAATTGGCTCCAATAGTACTACGTGATATTGGTGATCTAATTGTTGATGTCCATAATCCAGATTTAAAAATTGAAATTGTTATTAAAAAAGGGCATGTTGATATTTTTGATACTAGAGTAGAAGCCTTAAAAGGCTTACCAGTCGGAGTATCAGGAAAAGGACTTTCGTTGTTGAGCGGAGGAATAGATTCACCTGTAGCATCTTTTTTAACTATGAAGCGTGGAATGCAAGTTGATTTCATTCATTTTATGACACCTCCACATACATCTCCAGAAGCTTTAGAAAAAGTCTTTAAATTAGCTGAAAAAACGGCTCGTTTTAATCATCAGCAATTTAAATTATATGTTTGTGATTTTGCAATGTTGCTTCAAGAGCTGCAACATATGCCTGATGAAAGTTATAAAATAACTATCATGCGTAGAATGTTTATGCGAATTGCAAATCAAGTAGCACATAAAATTAATGCTAAAGCTTTAGTTACAGGAGAATCATTAGGTCAGGTGGCTTCACAAACAATTGATAGTATTAATGTAATCAACTCGACTAGTGAATTAACAATCTTGCGACCTGTTTTGACATACGATAAAGAGGAAATTATTGCAATTTCAAAGTTTATTGACACTTATGAAACTTCAATCTTGCCATTTGATGATGTTTGTTCGATGTTTGTTCCAAAACAACCAGTTACAAAACCAAAGCATTGAGTTGCTGAACAGCAAGAACAAGCAATTATGTGAGAAGAAATTCTTAAATATACAGTTGAAAATTTAGTTGACATTTATGTTTTCAAAGATAAAAAATTTATTAAAGAGGAAAAAGACAAATTAGGAATAAAATAAAAATAGCGGGCAACCGTTATTTTATAATTTAGTAAAGGAGTCAAATGAGATATTCACCGCAGTTTAATATTCGCAGCGCATATAATTTTCAGCAATCATTCATAAAAATTGATGATTACATTTCGTTTGCTCAGACTCATAATTTTGAATATTTGTTTTATTCTGAATTGAGAACAATGTTTGGAGTGGCTGAATTTATTAAAAAAGCAAGAGCAGCAAATCTTAAGCCAATTATTGGATTATCAATTGACATAAACGAAAGCATCATTAACTTGTATCCTAAAACACGTCAAGGGTATCAACAAATTAACCGGATTTCTGCTAATTTAAATGATGGCAAAAATTATAATAATGATGAAATTGTAAATATGATTTTTGAAAATCTTAATTTGGAGATCATTGTAGTTTCCAACTTATCCAATGAAATTAATTTAAAACTATCAAGTAGAATTTTATCTGATGATTTTTACGATGTTAAAAAACTCAAGTTATTCTTTAATGAAATTAATTATTTTGACATTGGAGATGAAGATGATTATTATGCTTTAGTGGCTTTAAAAAATAACTTGTTGATTAATGAAGTTCCGCTTCTGCAACCAACTAATTATTGAGATGATTCAGAGATTTCTCAACAGTATTCTTTAAGTAAGACTTCTCAAGTAGCACAAGAGATTTATCAAAAAGTGAAATTCGAGTTATTTGATAATAGTGAACTTCACTTAATTGCTTTCAAAGCTCCGCAAAATATTCCATCAGATAAATACTTGGAAAAAATATGTTTTTCGTCGTTAGAGAATTACTTTAAATTTGTTAAACGTAAGGAAATCCCCAATACCTATACTGAGCGTTTAAATTATGAATTAAAAATTATTTTTAGCATGGGTTTTGAAAATTATTTTTTGGTAGTTTGAGATTACGTAAAATATGCTAAAGAAAGAAATATTTTAGTTGGCCCAGGCCGCGGAAGTGCTGCAGGTTCATTAGTAGCATTTCTACTACAAATTACTCAAGTTGACCCGATAGCATATAACTTACTATTTGAACGTTTTTTAAATCCAGAGAGAATAACAATGCCGGATATTGATATTGATTTTCAAGATGACCGTCGAGAAGAAGTAATTGAATATTTATTTGAAAAATATGGTTTATACAATGTTGCTACCATTACTACATATCAATCAATCGGAGTTAAATCGGCAATTCGTGATGTTGCTAGGGTTCATGGACTGGATTTAAATATTGTTAACACTATTACTAAACAAATTCCATCAATTTTTTTAAATGACCTTGATGGAGCAATTAAAAGTAATACTAAATTGAAACAGTATTTTGATGAGTATACCCATATTTTTAAGACAGTCAAAAAGCTAATTGGATTGCCACGTCAAACTGGAACTCATGCGGCTGGAGTAATTCTTGTAGATAATGATTTACGAGATTATGTGCCGATTAAAGTCGGCTACAATGGAATTTATCAAACTCAATTTGATATGAATCATTTAGAAGAACTTGGATTAATTAAAATGGATTTACTGGGATTACGTAACCTAACAACATTGCAAGAAATTCGTTATGCAATTTATCGAAATCGCAAACAAAATGTTATTTTTGCAAAAATTCCGTTGAATGATAAGCAAACATTTGCAATGTTGGCACAGGGAAACACGTCAGGAATTTTTCAGCTTGAGTCACCAGGAATGACAAAGGTTATTAAAAATATGCAAGTGGCCAATATTGAAGATATTTCTGCGGCTTCAGCTTTATTTAGGCCTGGACCTCAAGAGATGATTCCTGAATATATTAAACGCAAAAACTCAAGCAATAAAAATTATTTAATTGATTCGAGCTTAGGTGATATATTAAATTCAACTTATGGAATTATTGTTTATCAGGAGCAAGTTATTCAAATTCTTCAACGTGTTGCTAATTTTTCATTGGGAAAAGCTGATATTGTTCGTCGAGCAATGGGAAAAAAGAATCATCAATACATGCTTTCAGTAAAAACAGAATTTTTACAAGGAGCAGTTGCAAATAAGTACACTATTGAAAAAGCTGAAGAAATATGGAATTGAATTGATCGTTTTGCAGCTTATGGATTTAACAAATCTCATTCAATTGCTTATTCATATATTAGT encodes:
- the thiI gene encoding tRNA uracil 4-sulfurtransferase ThiI; protein product: MKNILIRYGELTLKGNNRSHFIAKLIQNIKFKLKPFKENVVYIKDNNSLTLEVADEYVEEVVKELQTVFGIYSLSIVEKSALNFEEITQAVLKIARNSLKKRFKLEVTRKDKTFPMSSTEIKQKLAPIVLRDIGDLIVDVHNPDLKIEIVIKKGHVDIFDTRVEALKGLPVGVSGKGLSLLSGGIDSPVASFLTMKRGMQVDFIHFMTPPHTSPEALEKVFKLAEKTARFNHQQFKLYVCDFAMLLQELQHMPDESYKITIMRRMFMRIANQVAHKINAKALVTGESLGQVASQTIDSINVINSTSELTILRPVLTYDKEEIIAISKFIDTYETSILPFDDVCSMFVPKQPVTKPKHWVAEQQEQAIMWEEILKYTVENLVDIYVFKDKKFIKEEKDKLGIK
- the dnaE gene encoding DNA polymerase III subunit alpha, which translates into the protein MRYSPQFNIRSAYNFQQSFIKIDDYISFAQTHNFEYLFYSELRTMFGVAEFIKKARAANLKPIIGLSIDINESIINLYPKTRQGYQQINRISANLNDGKNYNNDEIVNMIFENLNLEIIVVSNLSNEINLKLSSRILSDDFYDVKKLKLFFNEINYFDIGDEDDYYALVALKNNLLINEVPLLQPTNYWDDSEISQQYSLSKTSQVAQEIYQKVKFELFDNSELHLIAFKAPQNIPSDKYLEKICFSSLENYFKFVKRKEIPNTYTERLNYELKIIFSMGFENYFLVVWDYVKYAKERNILVGPGRGSAAGSLVAFLLQITQVDPIAYNLLFERFLNPERITMPDIDIDFQDDRREEVIEYLFEKYGLYNVATITTYQSIGVKSAIRDVARVHGLDLNIVNTITKQIPSIFLNDLDGAIKSNTKLKQYFDEYTHIFKTVKKLIGLPRQTGTHAAGVILVDNDLRDYVPIKVGYNGIYQTQFDMNHLEELGLIKMDLLGLRNLTTLQEIRYAIYRNRKQNVIFAKIPLNDKQTFAMLAQGNTSGIFQLESPGMTKVIKNMQVANIEDISAASALFRPGPQEMIPEYIKRKNSSNKNYLIDSSLGDILNSTYGIIVYQEQVIQILQRVANFSLGKADIVRRAMGKKNHQYMLSVKTEFLQGAVANKYTIEKAEEIWNWIDRFAAYGFNKSHSIAYSYISYWLAYFKTHYTEEFYCSLLNGVIGNAEKTSQYLKEIAQYGVQVRLPSVKNVNYSYVGKSKQIFMPLILIKGIGKDFIKRIRLLFEEDHSAFDSIFSFVTRMINNGLNKTNYLVLAKAGAFDIFGYNRQTLIDNMELIIAFAEFNYGVKKLDPLTYPLLEETEIQNEIISEYEKEIYGFYLTSHPITKIKIDNAGLKPTDINKAKSFKGYSNVIGYVAMIRTKKDKNNQEMAFLNLIDDTDEIDITIFAGTYQKIKYDLQAGIILGLEIQTEEYQGKISGKLNRIIKVIKK